In the genome of Luteitalea pratensis, the window CGGCTATTCGCCCGCCGAGGCGATGTTCCTGACGCGTGGCATCGACCCGCTCGGCAAGGTGATCCGCGTCGGGCGCGATTCCTACACGGTCGTCGGCGTGATGGACAAGCGACCCGCAGCGCTCGGCGACGCCAACGGCTTCGCGGTCATCCCCTATACGACGTACGAGAAGCGCTACCCGACGCCCAGGTTCCGCGGCATCGTCTTCCGGCCGCTCACCATCGTCGTCTCGTCGGCCGAGGGCGTGAACGTCGACGAACTGCGCACCGAGATCGAGTCGATCATGCGGGCCCGCCACCGGCTCAAGCTCGGTGAGGAGAACGACTTCGACACGGTGACCGCCGACTTCATCGTCGCGTTCCTGCGGCAGTTCACGAAAGCCGTCGTGCTGGCGCTGTTCGTCATTTCCTCGATCGCCCTGATGGTGGGCGGCATCGGCGTGATGGCCATCATGACCATCTCGGTCACCGAGCGGACGCGTGAAATCGGCGTTCGCAAGGCACTCGGCGCGCGTCGTCGCGAGATCCTGGTGCAGTTCCTCATCGAGGCGGTCTTCCTGACGATGCTCGGCGGGCTGCTCGGCATCGCGCTGGGCGCCGGGATCGGCTATGCCGTGAACGTCTTCGCGGGCTTCCCCGTCTCACTGCCCCTCTGGTCGTTCGCGCTGGGCGTCGGCTTCTCGGCGACGGTCGGCATCCTGTTCGGGATGCTGCCGGCGGTGAAGGCCTCCAAGCTGGATCCCATCGAAGCCTTGCGGTACGAATAGGCGGCGGCCGTCGTCATTCGGCCGTCGGCCTTCGAAGGCCGAAGGCCGGTCTCGTGGGACGAGGGTGCCGAAGGCCGAGCCGTGGCTGCCCTTGTTCCCCCGGCGGCTCTGTCATAGCATCGCGGCGTGTAGCTCGTTACTCCGTCGAGGGTGCTCATGCCCACCTATGCAGCGGCGTCCATTCGCAACGTGGCAGTCGTCGGCCACAACGGCTCCGGCAAGACCCAGCTCATCTCCGCGGTGCTGTTCACGGCTGGAGCCACGACCCGCCTGGGCCGCGTCGACGACGGGACGGCACCCACCGACTTCGACGAAGAGGCCATCGTCCGCAAGCACACGCTGGCCGCGACGCCGGCCTGGCTCGACTGGCACGGCACGAAGGTCAACCTCGTCGACACACCCGGTTTCGGCAACTTCCTGAGCGAAACGGGCGCCACACTGCGAGTGACCGACGCCGCCCTCGTGGTCGTCGACGCGGTGGCAGGTGTGGAAGTGCAGACCGAACGCGTCTGGGCCCTGGCCAACGATGAGCGGCTGGCGAAGTTCGTCGTCGTCAATCGCCTGGATCGCGAGCGTGCCAGCTTTGTGACCGCCCTCGAGGATCTGCATGCCGCCTTCGGACGATCCCTCGTGCCGGTGCAGTTGCCGTACGGCGAGGAGAAGGGCTTCCGCGGCGTCATCGACCTGGTGGCCCAACGGGCCTACACCTACGAGGGCGGCACCGGGCGTGGCAAGCCGGTCGCCATCCCGGAAAGCATCGCGGCCGAGGCCAAGAACGCCCGGGAAGCGCTGGTGGAGCTCGTGGCGGAAGCCGACGACGACCTGATGTCGCGGTTCTTCGACGAGGGGACGCTCAGCGACGACGAACTGGTGGCGGGGCTGCGGACGGCCGTGCGTACGGGTGCGGTCGTACCGGTGTTCTGCGCCTCCGGGGCCGAGAACATCGGTACCGATCGCCTCCTCGAGGCGTTGGTGCACTACACGCCTTCACCAGTGGATCGGCCGCTGCCGGCCATCGAGAAGTCGAGCGGGGACGCGATCACGACGTTGGCCGACGAGAGCGGCCCGACGCGTGTGTTCGTGTGGAAGACGGTGGCCGATCCATTCGCTGGCCGCATCTCGCTGTTCCGGGTCGTCACCGGCATCGTGCGCAACGACAGCACGCTGACCAACCTCACGCGCGGCACCCAGGAGCGTATCGCCCACCTGATGGCCCTGCAGGGCAAGACGCAGGCCCAGGTGACCGAACTGCACGCGGGTGACCTTGGCGCGATCGCCAAGCTGAAGGATGCCCAGACCGGCGACACGCTCTCGGACAGGGCCGCCGACCTGACGTTGCCGCCGATTGCGTTTGCGGCGCCACTGATGTCGTATGCCCTCGAGCCCAAGTCACGCGGGGACGAGGACAAGATCAGCACGGCGCTGCATCGGCTCCAGGAGGAAGACCCGACGATTCGGACCGATCGGGATCCCCGCACCCACGAGCAGCTGATCTCGGGGCAGGGCCAGATGCACCTCGAGGTGACGGTCGCGAAGTTGAAGCGGCGCTTTGGCGTCGACGTGACGCTGAAGCTGCCACGCATCCCGTACCTCGAGACGATCACGGCCAGTACGGAGGCGCATGGCCGCCACAAGAAACAGACCGGCGGCCACGGCCAGTTCGGCGATTGCAAGATCCGCGTCGAGCCGCTGCCGCGCGGCGCCGACTTCCAGTTCGAGGACGACATCTTCGGCGGATCGATCCCGCGACAATACGTGCCGGCCGTGGAGAAGGGCATCCAGGAGGCCCGCACGCGCGGCTTCCTCGCCGGGTTCCCGATGGTCGACTTCAAGGCCACCGTGTTCGACGGCTCGTTCCATCCCGTGGACAGCAATGAACTCGCCTTCAAGATGGCGGGATCGATCGCCTTCCGGGACGCGATGACACGCGCCAGGCCAGTGCTGCTCGAGCCGATCATGCAGGTGGAGGTACACGCCCCGAACGAGTTCGCCGGCGACCTGATGGGCGACCTCAACGGCCGCCGCGGCCGGATCAGCGGCATGGAGGCGCGTGGCCACGCGACGGTCATCAAGGCACAGGTCCCGATGTCGGAGATGCTCACGTACGAGCAGCACCTGACCTCGGCGACGGGTGGGCGCGGGTCGTACCACATGGCGCACTCGCACTACGAGGAGGTGCCGGCTCACCTGCAGGCCAAGATCGTGGCGGCGCACAAGACCGAGCACGGCGTCGAACACAGCGAGGCGTAGGAAGGGTCACCGATCGGGTACCGGGTACCGGGTACCGGGTACGGCCCTACGGAACCGGGCCGGAACACGACGACCGCGGCCCGAACCCATTCCATGCGGGCACGTGAGCGGAACGTCACACCGCCTGAGGTACGCTGTGTGGCGATGAAGTCGCGCCGTCTGCTCCTTTCGTCGTCGCTGCTGTGTGCCGGACTGTACGTGGTCGTGGCCGGTCAGCCGTCCTCACCGGCACCAGCCGCGAGCGCCCTGCGCTGGTTCAAGGGCAACACCCACACCCACACGCTGAACAGCGACGGCGACAGCTCGCCTGACGACGTCGTGCGCTGGTACCGGGACCACAAGTACAACTTCCTTGTCCTGACCGACCACAACTACCTGACGTCGGTCGATGGCCTCAATGCCCTGCACGGAGCCGACGACAAGTTCCTGGTGGTCAAGGGCGAGGAAGTGTCGTCCGGCTTCCAGAGCAGGCCGTTGCACATCAACGCCCTCAACCCCGATCGGCTCGTCCCGCCGAGCCGCGAGGGCTCGACCGTCGCCGCGGTGCTGCAGAACAACGTCGATGCCATCCGCATGGCGGGCGGCGTGCCACACATCAACCATCCGAATTTCGGGTGGGCGATCACAGCTGACGACCTCGCAGGACTCCGCAACAACAAGCTGTTCGAGGTCTACAACGGCCATCCCATGGTCAACAACGCCGGGGGCTCCGGGCACCCGAGCCTCGAGCAGACCTGGGACACGCTGTTGTCCCGGGGCATCCTCCTGTTCGGCCTCGCCACCGACGATGCCCACGAGTTCAAGAAGCTCGACGACCTCTCGTCGTCGCGGCCGGGCATGGGCTGGGTGATGGTGCGGGCCGAGAAGCTCGAGGCGAAGGCGATCGTCGCCGCGATCGAGCGCGGCGACTTCTATGCGTCGACGGGCGTCGAACTGGCCGCCTACGAGGCCACCGCCACCGCGATCACGCTGAAGGTGAAGCCGCGGCTGTGGGGCTCGCAACCCAGCGAGAACATGTGGGCGGGCTACCGCATCACGTTCATCGGGAAGGGTGGCGCGGTGCTCCAGGAGGTCGAGGGCACTGACGCGACCTACACCGTGAAGGGCTCGGAAGGCTACGTCCGCGCGCGGATCACGCAGTCGGATGGCAAGGCCGCGTGGACGCAACCGGTCGTGGTGGGCAGGTAACAGGATGCCGGACAGAAACAGGAAGGAGGCGGTCATGTCGCGTCGTTTCCTCCTCTTGTTCTCGCTGCTGTGTGCCGGTCTGTATGCGGTCGTGGCCGGTCAGCCCGCACCGTCGGCGCCAGCGGCCGGGTCTCTCCGCTGGTTCAAGGGCAACACGCACACGCATACCCTCAACAGCGACGGCGACAGCACGCCCGACGAAGTGGTTCGTTGGTACCGGGAGAATCGCTACAACTTCGTGGTCCTGACCGACCACAACTTCCTCACCGACGTCACCGCGCTCAACGCGGTGCACGGCGCCGACGAGAAGTTCCTGGTCATCAAGGGCGAGGAAGTGTCGTCGCGATTCGATTCGAAACCGCTGCACATCAACGGGCTCGATGTCTCGCGCCGCATCGAGCCGCTTTCGGGGAGCAGCGTCGCCGACGCGCTGCAGAAGAACGTCGACGCCATCCGCGCGGCCGACGGCGTGCCGCACATCAACCACCCGAACTTCGGGTGGGCCATCACCGCCGACGAACTCGCCACGGTTCGCAACAACCGCCTGTTCGAGATCTACAACGGGCATCCGAGAGTGAACAACCTCGGGGGCAACGGTCATCCCGGCCTCGAGGAGATCTGGGACACCCTGCTCTCACGTGGTGTCGAGCTGTATGGGATTGCCGTCGACGATGCGCACCACTTCAAGCGGCTCGGCGACCTGTCATCCTCGCGCCCGGGCATGGGCTGGGTCGTCGTCCGCGCTCCCCGGCTCGAGGCGCGTGCGATTCTCGCGGCGATGGAGCGTGGGGATTTCTACGCCTCGACCGGCGTGGAGTTGAGCGACTATCGCGTGGCCGACGGCACGATGACCGTGTCGATCGACCCGGTCCCGACGTCGGGTTATCGCATCCGGTTCATCGGCAAGGGCGGCACGGTGCTCGAGGACGTGCAAGGCCCGACGGCAACCTACCGCATCAAGGGCACCGAAGGTTACGTGCGCGCGAAGGTCATCGAGTCCAACGGCAAACAGGCGTGGATGCAGCCGGTCATGGTGGGTAGGTAAACACGAGCCGGCCTTGGGCCTTGGACCTTGGGTTACCCGAGTCCCGAGAGTCCCGAGTCCCGAGTCCCGGCGTTAGGCGTTAGGCGTTAGGCGTTGCTGGAGATATGCGTCACCAAACATGGTGGTGCGGATGCGCTCTCGTTCGCCGGGCCTGAGGCTGCCGAAGTCACTGAGCAGCCGCAGCGCGAAGAACACCCAGAAGAATGACTGCGTGGTGCCCGTGAAGAGCATTGCCGGCCATCCGAGCAGGACGCACAGCATCAGCACCGCGGTGCGGCTGCCCTGCCACGCGACCCCGGTTTCGAGCCAGGTCACCGAACGTACCGGGGCGATCGCCGAGTCCAGCACCGCGCTACCGAGCAGGGCCACGGCCATCCATGTCACCCGGTCGATGTGCATGGCCGCATCGAAGGTGGCGCGTCCCTTGTCGACCTCGATGAAGGTGACCGCGCCAAGCAGCACCGCGCAGCCCACACTGAATGGGAACACGAAGATCAGCAGGACCTTGAGCACTTCGAGCAGACGCCGCGCCGCGTCCGCGTCGGCACGCATCGCCCGGCGGCTGACGCCGACCCGCGCGGCAATCAGCGCCGAGGCCAGGAGCGTCTCCAGCAGGAAGAGCAGCATCGCCAGGGATACGCTCTCGTCCTTCACGAGCGCGAGCGCCGGGAAGAAGAAGGACACGACCGACCACAGGCCGTGGCCAGCGCCGAAACGCGGGCCGAGCGCCTGCCAGGCATGGGACGCCATCACAGGGTCAACGCCACAGCCTGGTGCGGGCGAACGGTCCACGGGCCTGAAACGACAAAGGCCGCGTCGTGTGACGCGGCCCTTTGAACCCGGTACCCGATACCCGGGACCCGTCGAATGGCGGCGGCCGGGCTCGGAGAGCCGGCCCTACCTACTCGTCCTTCTTGGCGCTCTTGCGGGCGCGCTTGGGCTTCTCGTCGCCTTCCGCGGCGCCTTCGTCCTGGAGCTTCTTGACGGCTGCCCGGGCGCGGCCACGGAGGCCCTTGGGCTGTTCGGCGGCGCCCTCGGCGTCGGCGGTGCCGGCGTTCGGGTCGTACTCGCTGCCAACCAGTTCGATCTGGGCGACCTCGGCTGCATCGCCACGACGGTGGCCCAGCTTCAGCAGCCGCGTGTAGCCACCCGGACGCTCCACGAACCGTGGCGCGAGGGTGTCGAACAGCTTGGTGACGACCTTCTTGTCGGCCACGTCACGGGCGACGAGGCGCTCGGCCGTCATCCGGCGCAGGCGCTTCTCTTCGTCGGTCCCCTGGGCGACGAGGCTGCGCTTGGCCACCGAAATCAGCCGCTCGACGTACGGGCGGAGTTCCTTGGCCTTGGGCAGCGTGGTCTCAATCCGCTCGTGGCGGAGCAACGCCTGGGCCTGGTTGCGCAGGAGGGCGATGCGGTGCTCGGTCACGCGTCCGAGCTTGCGATGGGCAACACCGTGTCTCATGGTCTGTTCTCGGCCTACGGCCTACGGCCTGCAGGCTACGCCTTGTAGCCAGCAGGCTGTAGCCTGCAGCCTGTCCGATTTTACTGAGCTGGCTGCTCCACGCTCATGCCGAGGCTGAGACCCATGGTCTGGAGGATCTCCTTGATCTCGTTGAGCGACTTGCGGCCAAAGTTCTTGGTCTTGAGCAGGTCGTTCTCCGTCTTGGCCACCAGCTCCCGGATGGTCCGGATGTTGGCGTTCTTCAGACAGTTGTACGAACGGACCGACAGCTCGAGCTCTTCGATGCTCTTGTCGAGGTGCTCGTTGCTCTCCTCGGTGAGCGTCGCGGGGGTGGCATCGCCGCCCTCGCCGACCACGACGTCGTCGTCGTCGTCGCCGCCGAAGATGAAGAGGTGGTCGCGGAGCAGCTGCGCCGCCAGTTCGATGGCCTCGGTCGGCGTGATGGCGCCGCTGGTCGAGACCTCGAGGGTCAGCTTGTCGTAGTCCGTGTTCTGGCCCACGCGCGCCGACTCGACCAGGTAGTTCACCTTGCGGACCGGCGAGTGCACCGAGTCCACGGGGATCCAGCCGATGCCGAGATCCTCGTCGAAGTTGCGGTCGGCCGACACGTAGCCGCGCCCGTTCTTCAGGCGCAGTTCCATGTACAGCTTGCCGCCCTCGGACACGGTTGCGATGTGCGCGTCGGGATCGAGGACCTCGACCGACTGGTCGACCTCGATGTCACGCGCGTGCACCGGCCCGGGCTTGTCGATGCGCACGTACAGCATCTTGACCTCGTCCCCATGCAGCTTGAACGGCACCTGCTTGAGGTTGAGGATGATGTCGGTGGCGTCTTCCACGACGCCCTCGACGGGCGAGAACTCGTGCTGGACACCCTCGATCTTCACCGCGGTGATCGCCGCGCCCTCGATGGACGACAGCAACACCCGGCGCATCGCATTGCCGATGGTGGTACCCCACCCGCGCTCGAACGGCTGCGCGGTGAACCGTCCGAATCGGCCGGTCTGGCCCTCGCGGTCGACGTCGAGACGCTTCGGGCGCTGGAACCCCTTCCACAGCATCGATGTAGTCCTTTCCAGTCAGAATAAAGGCCAGGGACTCTGCGCGTCTGCGCTCGAGACCCGCCTGGCCGCCGCCGGTCACCCCGGCAGGCTGACGGACATCCGGCAAATCTGCCGGACACAGTCCGGCAGCTACTTCGAGTAGAGCTCGACGATCAGCTGCTCCTGCACGGGCAGGTTGATCTGCTCGCGCGTCGGCAGCGACACCACGCGACCCGAGGACGCCGCCGCGTCGAGGGAGAGCCACTCCGGAATGCCGCGGCCCTTCACTTCCTCGATGGCGTGGAGAATCGCCGGGTTCTTCTCGCTCGACTGCCGCAGCGCGACGACATCGCCCTGGCGCAGCTGGTAGGACGGGATGTCCACCTTCTTGCCGTTGACGAGGAAGTGGCCGTGCTTGACGAGCTGACGCGCCTGCGGTCGCGAGGTGGCGAACCCGAGGCGGTAGATCGCGTTGTCGAGGCGCCGCTCGAGCAGCTGCAGGAGCGTCTCGCCGGTGATCCCACGCTGGCGATCGGCGGCCTCGAAGTAGCGACGGAACTGGTTCTCCAGCACGCCGTAGGTGCGCTTGACCTTCTGCTTCTCGCGCAGCTGCAGGCCGTAGCCGAGCATCTTCGCCTTGCGTGCCTTGCCGTGCTGCCCCGGCGGGAGGTTGCGCTTCTCGATCGCGCACTTCTCCGTGTAGCAGCGTTCACCCTTGAGGAACAGCTTCATCCCCTCACGCCGGCAGAGGCGGCAGACGGGTCCGATATATCGAGCCATGTACTTCGTGTCCTTCTCACGACGCGCGCCGGAGCGCGCGGAACAGCACGCCGCTGGCGTGCCCTCCCTTTTGGACGACCGTGACCGTCAAGAGGCGCGCTAGACGCGACGCTTCTTGGGCGGCCGGCAGCCGTTGTGCGGAATCGGCGTGACGTCGCGGATGGTCTTCACGTCCAACCCGACGTTTGAAAGAGCGCGGACGGCCGATTCGCGACCCGCACCCGGTCCCTTGACACGCACCTCGATCGAGCGCATTCCCACGCCCTTCGCGGCGGTGCCGGCATTCATGGCCGCCTGCGTGGCGGCAAACGGTGTGCCCTTGCGCGATCCCTTGAAGCCGATCGCCCCGGCACTCGACCACGACACCACGTTGCCCTCGGCATCGGTGATCGTCACCAGCGTGTTGTTGAACGAGGCCTGGATGTGGGCCACGCCGCTGTGGACGACCTTCTTCTCGCCGCGCTTCTTGAACACCTTCTTGCGGCCTGCCGCGCCTGACTTCTTCTCGTCTGCCATGGTCCTACACCGTCTTCTTCTTCGCGATGGCGCCCTTGCGCGGGCCCTTTCGCGTACGCGCGTTGGTCTTCGTGCGCTGGCCACGCACCGGCAGGCTGCGGCGGTGCCGCAGGCCGCGGTAGCAGCCGATCTCCATCAAGCGCTTGATGTTGAGCGAGACTTCCTTGCGGAGGTCGCCCTCGACGCCGCCCACTTCCTCGATCACCTTCGAAATGGCGCGCACATCCTCTTCCGTGAGGTCCTTGACCCGCACGTCCGGGCTCACGCCCGATGCCTTGAGGATGTCGCCCGAGCGCTTGCGCCCGATGCCGAAGATGTAGGTCAGTCCGATCTCGACGCGCTTGGTACGCGGAAGATCCACGCCTGCGATACGTGCCATGCCCTATCCCTGCCGCTGCTTGTGCTTCTGGTTATCGCAAATCACCCGCACGACACCGCGTCGCCGGACAATCTTGCACTTCACGCAAATGCGCTTCACCGATGCTCTGACCTTCATAGCTCCCTCTCGCCAGGCCGTCGGTAGGGACGCCTCTCCGAGGCGTCCATCGCCGTCGCCGCGGCGTCCTCACGGCCGGCTCGGAGAGCCGGCCCTACCTAAGCCTTTCTACGATCCGGCCGCGCGTGACGTCCAACGGCGACACCCGCACAACCACCCGATCCCCCACCAGGATCCGCACGAAGTTCCTGCGGATGTCCCCGGTGCCGTGCGCAGTGATCACGTGCCCCGAATCGAGGCTGACGCGATAGAGCGCCTGCGGCAACTGCTCGATGACCGTGCCGCGCAGCCCGTCATCCTCGCGGGCCATGGCGACTTGAAATCATGAAATTCTGAGATTCTGAAATTTCAGACTTGCAGAAGTTCAGAATTTCACCTCTCTCCCACCGCCGCCGGCGCCGTCCTGAGCGTCAGGATCTCCGCGCCCTCGGCCGTGACCGCCACCGTGTGCTCGAAGTGCGCCGACAGCAGGCCGTCCGCCGTCACCGCCGTCCAGCCGTCCGACAACACCCGCACCGCCGCGCGTCCCGCGTTCACCATGGGCTCGATCGCGAGCACCATGCCCTCGGACAACCGCGGCCCGCGTCCCGCCGGTCCGTAGTTGGGAATCTGCGGCTCCTCGTGCAGCTTCGTGCCGATGCCGTGACCCACGAACTCCCGGACCACCGTGAACCCCTGGGCCTCCACGTAAGCCTGGACCGCATGCCCGATGTCGGACACTCGCGCGCCCGGCCGGACCGCGTCGATACCCCGGTAGAGCGAGGCGTCGGTCACGTCCAGTAACCGCTGCGCCTCGGCGCTGATCGCGCCCACGCCCACGGTCACCGCCGAGTCCCCGTAGTACCCGTCGAGCTTCACCCCCATGTCGATCGAGAGGATGTCGCCCTCCACCAGCGCCTGCCCCGACGGGATGCCGTGCACCACCTCGTGGTTGCGCGACGCGCAGATGGTTGCGGGAAACCCGCGATACCCCTTGAACGCCGGCAGTGCGCCCGCCTCACGTACCAGCCGTTCGGCCTCGGCGTCGATGCCGGCCGTCGTGGCCCCCGGCACCACCAGCCCTCGCAGCTCCTCGAGGATCCGGGCCACCAACTGGTTGGCCGCCCGAAGCTTCACGAGCTCCTCAGCCGACCGGCACGTGATCACCGTGCGCCTCCCTGGGCTACACCCATCGCCGATGCCAGCGCATCCTTCATCGCAGCAGCCACGGCGTCGGGCGACAGGTTGCCGTCAATCGTGAAGAGCGTCGGCCGGCCCTGGTAGTAGTTCACCAGCGGCGCCGTCCGGTTCTCGTAGATCTGCAGGCGATTGCGGACCACCTGCTCATCGTCATCGGCCCGCGTCACCAGCGCGCCGCCGCAGTTGGCGCAGACCCCGACGTCCGGCTTGGTCGGGTCCGCGTTGGTGCCGCACACACCGCAGATGCGTCGCGCGTGCAGCCGCCCGACCAGCACGTCGACCGGCACCACGATGTGCAACACGGTCAGCGGGGACCGTCCCCACATCATCTCGTCCAGCGCTTCGGCCTGTGCGACCGTCCGCGGGAAACCATCAAGGATAAACCCAAAAGCGACGTCTTGTCGAGAGAGACGTTCCCGGACGATGGCAATGGCCACCTCGTCGCTCACCAGATTGCCCTGATCGATGCGCGCGCGCGCCTCGAGTCCCAGCGCCGTACCGGCCGCCGCCGATTCCCGCAGGATGTCCCCGGTGGACACCTTCGGGACGTTGTAATGCCGCGCCAGCCGGGTGGCTTGCGTGCCCTTGCCCGCGCCTGGCGGGCCGAGCATCACCACATTGAGGCCAGGTCGAGCCAACGGACGGCCTACCCTCTCCGTCCACGGATGCGGGTCTTCTTCATGAACCCGTCGTAGTGCCGCATGATCAGCTGCGACTCGATCTGCTGCACGGTGTCCATGGCGACACCGACGACAATCAGCAGCGACGTCCCGCCGAAGAAGAACGTCACGCCGAGGCCGTTGGTGAACCAGCCTGGCAGTGCCGCGTCGAGCGATTCGCCGATGAACGGGATCGGCGCGACCTTGAAGCCGCTGATCAGGAACTCGGGCAACAGCGCCACCGCCGCCAGGTACAGCGCCCCGACCAGCGTGATCCTGGTCAGGATCAGGTCGATGTATTCGGCCGTCCGCTTGCCCGGGCGGATGCCCGGGACAAAGCCGCCGTACTTGCGCATGTTCTCGGCCACGTCATCGGGATTGAACACGATCGCGGTGTAGAAGTACGCAAAGAAGATGATCAGCGTCACGGTCAGCAGGTTGTAGAGCGGCATGCCCCACGTCAACTGCTGCGCGGCCCGCTGCACCCAGCTCTCGGGCGGGAACATCCCGGCGATCGTCGCCGGAAACGCCAGCAACGAGGACGCGAAGATCACCGGCATCACGCCGCCCGTGTTCACCTTCAACGGGAT includes:
- a CDS encoding adenylate kinase, with protein sequence MLGPPGAGKGTQATRLARHYNVPKVSTGDILRESAAAGTALGLEARARIDQGNLVSDEVAIAIVRERLSRQDVAFGFILDGFPRTVAQAEALDEMMWGRSPLTVLHIVVPVDVLVGRLHARRICGVCGTNADPTKPDVGVCANCGGALVTRADDDEQVVRNRLQIYENRTAPLVNYYQGRPTLFTIDGNLSPDAVAAAMKDALASAMGVAQGGAR